The genomic window CCAAGTGAAGATTTGACACAAAATATTACCGAACAAACTTTTTCATCGGTATTTGGATCAGCtagatttcaaaatcaaccacataaagaattatcttcatcatcagtgAAAAGTAATTCAGAGACATCTCTTCCGTTGCGAGACTtagaaaattcattaaagaaCATGACTATGAGTGACCAAAATAtgatcaataataataataatagtactAATGAAAGTGTGTCATATTTGAACACTGCTGCATTTCAACAACAAGACAGTAAAATCGAAACTACCTCATCTGCACCAACTTCCTCTCATAATCCGGCATATTCCTATGATTATTTGAACAATTTATCAAATCAATCTCAATTTATGTCAATTCCTGCCCCAAACTTACAACTGCCACCTCCAACTTCGCAGGTACAACAAACTTCACCTTTCTTTTTGTCAAACCAACAATTCCAACAATCAGGAACCATTTCACCATATCTCACTAATCAACCTTCATACCCAAATTTCCAACAACattcatcatcgtcataTCCATGGTTGAATGCAACgacttttgaaaatatgCCATATCTTCCCCAGCAAGCACAAATGCAAGCATCTCCATTCGCTTATATGACTACACAATATCCTTACGATAATAGCATgtatcaaaaaaataaccGTCATTCCAAGtcagcaacaacaaaatcaGCAACAAAAAAGAGCGACAAAAAGTGCAAATCCACAATCAAGCGGcaagaataataatgacaataatgattataataagatgatgatgatgtcGTCGTCGTCCATGATGAGTGGTAATTCCAATATTAATTCAGTAGAATGGTAAAAGAACCTGTTTTGTTAGGTACGAACGAACGAACCTCTTTGGTGAACTATCATTACGATCTCTAGTACCTTGAGGCTTTTTAAAGCTACAGACACATTTTAAAAATGCGTTCTATTAGAGAATAACGAGGggtatatattaaaaatctgtttttgtttgattttATGTCAAATTCGACTGCCtatcttgaaaaatattggatGTATactttcaatatcaaaagAGAAACGGATTGACCATATACGTAATATTTCACGTTAtgttaatgatgatgattgaGTTCAGGGGTAGGGGGTGTATTTATACCAAGGCCAAAGATATATACTGTTATCTTATATGTTAACGTTTCTTATATACTTGAATTAAATATCATCACGTCAAAGTAATATCATATACATAAGGTTTTTAGATTAGTAGttaaatatatgatatataaGTAttaatcattatttttctgaccagtttttttttcttcattataatTAGTCTCTCCGATATCTGTTACGTTGGTCTCGAGACTAGTATtcgtattattatcagtgTCTGTAGTAGTGGTTGCGTTCACAATATCAGGCGATATAGCTGCTTTCGTTGTATTAAATGATGTTGAAATCTCTTTCTTTATAAAAGCGGGAAGTTGTAGTGAGTTTTCAGCGTTTATTGtcttgttattattactatttaCAATCTCACGTAATATAGGGAAATGAGGGTGGAAATCGTTCTTCTCAAAAacgttattattgttaggATTATCTTCAGACGGTGCATTTAGTATatgttgttgctgttgtttttgttgttgtaagttttgattttcattttcattcttaattttatcttcattgtatcttttaaaatttaGTACAGGACTTGAGcttgatttcaatttatcttTCTTTGCTTTTGCACTATTAGCGTTTTTCCTCATTGCAATTCTCTTGGCTTCTCTTGttttaattctaatttcctccatcttcaattttttcaattcaggatcataaacaaaatcaggtttaatttcttcatagTGACAAGTCAATTGTAATCTTTCACAATTTTGACAAGTGGGTCTTTCCTCTGtacatttcttttttcttaacCTACAAATCCAACAACCTGATCTTGACCTTTGACCTGATTTCCCTGCAGTTGGACTTTCTTTCTTGAGTTTAACCTTCTTTTTAGGCTTTATGGTTGAAGATTTATCTTgaattgtttcatttttagtatcttttgatttatGTTTATAAGGTATGAGTTCTAATAAGACATTACCATTTGTTGAAGTTTTAGattttttctgtttctttTTGGCTTTTttcgttgttgttgttgttgttgtagaTGGTGATCctattgataattttccCGATATCGTTGCTGTTTCAACTTCTGgtggaaaaattattacgttttcattcttattagatttattatttttcttcaattttttatttattagttGTTCTGGGGCTGATACTCTTctattaattcttttaccatttttattCCATGTAACTTGAGATGTAATAGGGACATTCAAGTTGTTAAATGTTGGAGGGATTGGACCATTATCATCggattcaatttcatcttcgGTTGAAAAAGCGTTTTCATTATCagtttcattatcatcttgAAGATGGttgatattgttattatcatttgataatgGAGGCCattgttgattttgatgaGCTTTTACTTGTGACTGTAATTgttgaattgaattcaatggGTTTGTCAATCCTCTGCCATTGTTTGAAAAGGATGAAGAATGTGGTCTACTGCTATAAGCATTATTGTTTGATGAATGACTATATGGTCTATCTTGAAATCTAAATGGTGATGATTtcatatttgataatactGCAGCggctgttgctgttgcaGTACCTAAATCCAGAttatctttctttgataCAACTTTTGGATCAGGTAACATTCTTGTTCTAAGTTCATCTAGCTTAGagttaatatattttggtGGAGGAGGTGGGACAAAAGCATTGTTactattttcatcattattattcgtagtatcatcatcatcatttgtcCTTATTGAAGgtaattgattatttttattggtAATATATGGTGCCGATGAAGGTATATCATTTCTTGggttattatcattatttgattgaGATCTTATATTACTATTGCGACTATAGGGTAAAATTGAACCAGTTGAAGATCTTGTAAAAATGTCACTGAATTCATTCGGTTCGCGATTACCGCTATTGTTTTCATCACTAGTGAAAGTAATAacattattgttatttctAGATATTATTGGCAATGAGAATCTACGTCCATTGCTACTAGGATTGTtgttagtattattattattattatgaaacCGCGCGTTATTAAGTGAAAGATCAGAGTTtcttgaagatgaagatgcaGGGAAATAAGGAGAACAATCATTTATACTcaatcttttattattattactactatGAAGGCTATCATTGGTATTATTCAATGGAGGATGGTTAGTCATTGGTATTGTCATGGGAATTGCCATTGGGATAGTTGTTGGTAACGTTGAAGAAGATCTAATCACATTCGTATTATTAAAACTAGAAATGTtcctgttattattatattggaAGGTTGTTTTAAAGTCATTTATTCTGTTAATGTTTGAGttagaattattataaagatgaattttCCCCGGTGGTACGTATGTTCTATCATCAATTGATCTTAAAAGTTGTTGTTGCCTATAGtgatattgatataatgaagaagatggtaAACAAGAGGAAGTTGGAGAAGCAGGAGATGATGCGGAACCTGGAAGGTGCATCAAATTGGACGGTAATTTAGGATGCAACAAGGTATCATTATTGGTCAtgttatcatcatcgttATTTATATCAGAAGACATTGTACTTTGAATCGAATCAGGTCTTATCGATGTTAATGGTACGGATTGCTGTTTTATGGACGGTTCTTGTTCAGATTCTTGTTCAGACGAGGGGTTAATGTTGCCGTTTTCAATATCAGTATTGTTATCTGTACCTCCTGTTTCTGTTTTTTTGGGTTCTATTCGTGTTTGTCTTTGTGTTTGTGTGTCTAGGTGATGTTGATTATTGTCATTGTCACTGTCATGATGTAACGACGGCACAATGTTTCCATTTGCGTTGGGCGGCTCGCCGATGATTTTGTTCTCGTCAGAACGGCCGGCGCTGTTTAAATTTGCAGAGTGCGGCGGCGGCAAATGAGaaagttgttgttgttcctCCATGGGGATATTGCCAGAGTCAGTTGTAGTAATAGtagtggtggtggtggCAGCACTAATTTCAGTTATATCAGTCTTATTAGTTTGAGCTTCAGTAGTATTTGCATCCTTATCCATCTTGTCATTGTTTCCTTTACTGTTCCTCTTACTGTTCTTAAGATTGTTACTGTTATCGTTATCGGTGGTAGTGAGCAAAGCGGCGGTGGCGGCTAATCCAAGTTTTGGGTTATTAACCGAAGAGATCTCGTCCCGATTATGTGATAAATCTTCAACCATTATGGCATTCAAAGTAAAGTTGTAGCTCTTGGACTTATTTGTATTGTGTAGAATAGCGATAAAATCAGTCTGTTTGtctatatttataattagtccagcagcagcagcaggAGCTCTATTTAAGGTAATACCGAGAACTGAATATCGTAAATTGGACGTAGTATGTTTTCTATAGATAGCAAAGTACGTAAGGTTGTTGTAGAGTGACAAACGGATGGGTAGGAATTGTTATCGTTAATGATACTGTCTAGTAATTACTTGTTTATAAGGGATCCATTATATAAGTGTGTCTCTTAATGCACTTGTATCGTTCGTTCTCTTAATTGAAATAGAGGAACTTTCTTATTGGAAAGCTCGGCGCTAAAATGTTTTAGAGGCGGAAGGGGAAACGAAACAATTCGTTAGAGAGAACATCCGCGCAAACTGTAATCATCGGTCACGTGCTACATCGTTTCCAACGGCAAAGATTTAAGTGTGTGCTTCGACGAGGTAAAAGGTAAGTACCAAAAGTAATAACTTAGAATTCTTTATAAGAGACTTCACAAAGATCCTTTTGACCTAAAATTTATAGTTTtacaatattttcttttgcgttttaattgtttcagAAGAACTAATTTATCTTTTCGAATAGTTTAAGGGAAGAGCTTGCTAAGGAGGGAAGTAGTcatggaaaataaataaataaataaataaataaataaataaaaaactcTCAATTGTGTATAAGCTTTCCAATGGTCTTTCCTTCGACAACACAAAATCCACTTGCCGAAGAACTTGTAAAAGCTTGGAAAGGTGAGAGACAAAAATACTCTTCCTCATCCTCTGAAACGTGTTCCATGTGGCAGGAACaaacaatatattcaatttgttGAAGTTCAACTTGTGGCTTGATGATGCAAGAAAGATATTTCggaatattattggtagtattttttgtttttgttattatgCTGCGAAAGATTCACATTGAGGCCCTATATGTACTGTGAAGAATATTGTCCTGGACCAGGTTGCGTGGTATACtattttctctttattGGATCTTGATAGGAGCTGGGTGTGTATGACATACCGACAGTGTGTCGTTGACACTCAGTCTCGTCAACCGTGTACCTGCGGCCCATAGCGAAGTGAGGCGAAGGACCCTGCATATAATGAATGGTAACCCTACCGAGGACTTTATATAGTGGAAATGtgaaaatacaaaataCTCACTCActcaataataattaaacAGATTACCTCACAAACATATGCCTGGGTTACAttactatactatactatactatactatactatactacGCAGGCACTATAAACAAACTATAACTATCCTCTCCCAACTGAAAGCTACAAAGTTTATACATATATCCAATTGCACATCACCTTTATTCGCATGCAATCCTTAGGGCTTAACTGATATAagtaaaattaaaaataaaccaTCGACTTTTAggtttttgtttctttgtttctttgtttcttttgtttttgttttcccTTTTTCCTAATCTACCCTTTCCTTTACAGAAT from Naumovozyma dairenensis CBS 421 chromosome 3, complete genome includes these protein-coding regions:
- the UME6 gene encoding DNA-binding transcriptional regulator UME6 (similar to Saccharomyces cerevisiae UME6 (YDR207C); ancestral locus Anc_8.416) is translated as MVEDLSHNRDEISSVNNPKLGLAATAALLTTTDNDNSNNLKNSKRNSKGNNDKMDKDANTTEAQTNKTDITEISAATTTTTITTTDSGNIPMEEQQQLSHLPPPHSANLNSAGRSDENKIIGEPPNANGNIVPSLHHDSDNDNNQHHLDTQTQRQTRIEPKKTETGGTDNNTDIENGNINPSSEQESEQEPSIKQQSVPLTSIRPDSIQSTMSSDINNDDDNMTNNDTLLHPKLPSNLMHLPGSASSPASPTSSCLPSSSLYQYHYRQQQLLRSIDDRTYVPPGKIHLYNNSNSNINRINDFKTTFQYNNNRNISSFNNTNVIRSSSTLPTTIPMAIPMTIPMTNHPPLNNTNDSLHSSNNNKRLSINDCSPYFPASSSSRNSDLSLNNARFHNNNNNTNNNPSSNGRRFSLPIISRNNNNVITFTSDENNSGNREPNEFSDIFTRSSTGSILPYSRNSNIRSQSNNDNNPRNDIPSSAPYITNKNNQLPSIRTNDDDDTTNNNDENSNNAFVPPPPPKYINSKLDELRTRMLPDPKVVSKKDNLDLGTATATAAAVLSNMKSSPFRFQDRPYSHSSNNNAYSSRPHSSSFSNNGRGLTNPLNSIQQLQSQVKAHQNQQWPPLSNDNNNINHLQDDNETDNENAFSTEDEIESDDNGPIPPTFNNLNVPITSQVTWNKNGKRINRRVSAPEQLINKKLKKNNKSNKNENVIIFPPEVETATISGKLSIGSPSTTTTTTTKKAKKKQKKSKTSTNGNVLLELIPYKHKSKDTKNETIQDKSSTIKPKKKVKLKKESPTAGKSGQRSRSGCWICRLRKKKCTEERPTCQNCERLQLTCHYEEIKPDFVYDPELKKLKMEEIRIKTREAKRIAMRKNANSAKAKKDKLKSSSSPVLNFKRYNEDKIKNENENQNLQQQKQQQQHILNAPSEDNPNNNNVFEKNDFHPHFPILREIVNSNNNKTINAENSLQLPAFIKKEISTSFNTTKAAISPDIVNATTTTDTDNNTNTSLETNVTDIGETNYNEEKKTGQKNND